CTGAATTTTTCTACATCTGATTGAGACATCATTGAAAAGTACTTATTGCAACTTCATctacagtgttttgtgtttgttcatagCAGTTCAAAAAAATGTATCAAATGCCAATGtgatcctctgctgctgccatcaggtGACACTGATCTAGCAGTTTTTGCATCACTGTGGAGCCATCTGTCAAGTACATATCACAGCTATATAGGCGGTGCCCTAAACTTTGGAGAACGGGGGTTGGAGATTGAAAATCTGGCAGATGTGCACCATATcaatgctttaaaaatgtatccACCGTTTTTAAATGTATGCTCAAACTGAAATGTCCCGACCTTAAGTCCACTacatttttccaaataaaagtCGGAGCCTTTTCTAAATGCTATGTGTTCAGGGAAATGACGTCTTCTATCTTTGAATAAATACTCATTGCATGTTATCCATGGCTTGGTTTGAAACCACTACTTGAAATTATTTCTGGAGTTATAAATTTTGTCATGCAGTGTGCTTCGACTGTATATAACGTACAAAAAGTGCCGTTAGGTTTTTCAAATGCTTGTATTTTAGGTCTTTTAGAGGTTCATTTGGTTTAATCATTTAGAACAATTGCATTAAGTGAGTTCCTGCATTCTACAGTACTGTtggttttgtgctgttttagtTTAGGAGAAAGCTGCACTTTGATGAGGGAAATCATCACTTAAGGTGGTCACCTGACTAGATGCAAGGCTTTTCCAAAAGTCTCGCCACAGGAGTACAATAGGCCAGTAGGGGGAGCTACTGACATTCACAATAACATCTCCACTGACTGATCAAAAAGTACTTTGAAGATTGACGTGGACAGCGAGTAATATTCCTTCAGCTAACCAGATCTGCACAAAAATTCATTAAACTGTAAACAGGACATAATGgatttttacaaaaatgatAGATAAAGGAGTTGTGAAGCAAAGATTATTGAGGCAACCCTACCTGAGGGGGTAACACTTATCAAACAATGTAATGTGCTACAAGCAATTTTGAAAACATTGTAGTGGCcatgtttgatttcttttgttttggatCCTAACCTTTATTCTCATCACTTATTTACAAGATTACAGTGAGATGACTTCAGAGATATGAAAGCATTTCTCCACACTGTGATCACATCTCATACAGTTAATATTCTATCTGCTACTTCCAGCACTTCAAGCTGTCAAGCTAGAGAACACTTACTTGAAGTTACTGACGTAAATGACGTCACAGTCCAAGATGCCAACCATTAATggcttatttattatttcatacaAATAAGAGATTTTACAATTTTATGTTCtatgtaaatgcatttttcctgCTATTTATTTTCGACTTAGTATGATCACAATTAGATTTTGTAATGATGTTCTGTAGGTTTGAACCACActtgtgtttgtgatgtgaagTTGGTTgtgaaaataatgcaaataatgaataaaatataaatagtaAAAAGCAAATTATAGTGAAAATAACAGAGTAAAACAGCACTCATTGAAAAGTGGACACTAATGATTGGAAGCCTATCCTACCACTACTTCAATTCACACAGTTTTGCTTTGTATTAATATTTCAAGTTGTGTTTATGCCCCAGAAAAACACAGTCTGTGTACATCTAATGAATGCAGAATCTCACATATCTGAAAACACCACACTATCACACACTAAAAAGATGCAAGACTATGGACCACATACTGTATGGagacacacagttcacacaagTGTGGACTTTTGTTGAAGTTCAAAAGCTGATTCAAAAGCAAAAATTGCACAAGTTGATTGTGACTGTCTGAATTTGCCACAGGCTGTAACAAACTGGTGTGGAGACAAATTGCCTTTGATGATGGAAAGAGTTCACGTGGAGCAATCTATAGCTCCACTGGGTCTGACACTAAACTGCGAAGAAAATGCCTCACATAACGTTGATTGGATTCATCTGAACAACGTGTATGTTCTCATGATGTCCTATAGCAGTTTCACCAGGGGGAACAAGGAcagttcagctgtttgttgtgagAATCATGTGATATACTTTATCTAGATTCTCAGTGTCTGCTGTTCGTGGCTGAAATATGTCAGTTATGCTCactctgtttgctttctgttatTCCTTTTGCCACATTTGTGTCGCTAGTAATGGTTTTTCTGAAGGGCGTTggtgttgttgatgatgcttcCAACTGTCCGTGGAAACATTTCAACctttaaagagtttattttgcTTAATGTGACAGCCTTTCCAAATGGCAGGAGTACAGCTCTAGAACAAGGAAAACATCCATACTCCAGTCTGTATTTGTGGAGGCAACAGCAGCGGAAGAAGTATTGAAATCCGGTGCTTTGCAATTGAAATTTACTCCCTTAGAAATACAAGTTCCGTGAAGGTTTGATCATCCAGGTGGAACAAGGTCTTGTCTCTGTGGACTGAAAGTCTTCTTCAAAGTGCAAAATAACTATAATTTACTCAACTATGAACAGTAGAAGCAGTGATCGTGTCAAAAGGGATCCTGTTGTGGACTTTAAAATACAACCGGGACACATGCGGACACGGTGAGGGGAAAACATTGCACACTTTTTTAACAGTGCTGAGGACTCACACACCCATCCTCAGATCCCTCCAACTAGATGGCGAGATAATGTCTCAGATTTATTGTGAGGTGGAAACAAgagctcacctgtctgtgtccGAAGGTGACAAAATCAGCCTCTTCttaagctcactaattaacacatcctaccctgtttgtttaatctgtacaagaAACAGAGTATCAAAATGATAACTTGTGGTTTTAGGGGGTTATGTGCCAAACACTTGTGGCTGGGTGCAGTAATTTCCTCATGATGGCAATAAGGCAGCAGAAAGTCATTGTGCTGGGACAAGAAAGAAGTTTTAAAGGTGCTGTTCTTTACCTTTGGACAGCGCCAGGCGAGatgtttcccctgtttccactcttaatgctaaactaagctaactgggtaatggctgtagctttatgtttactgcacagacatgagtgtCTCATCAATCTCCTCATTTAACTTGATCAAGAGCTCTTCCCAAAATTTTGATCTGTTCTTTAAACGCttaacaaacatgcaaacatatttGCATATCTTTTGATATGTTTTATGCAACCTCATTCTTGTAGCAATGCAGTTTCACAATCACTCATCAGAAATCTAATTAACACTTGTTCTCTGGCAGAAACATAAAAGAGGCTAACTATAGTTTTCTCCTTCGTATCCCAACACCTCGGCGTCATGCTCATCTCATTATTTCCTTTGCAGTTCCCACTGGCTGAAAGTCTTTTTATTATATGAGCTGCAAATGATGTGGAAGAGACAAGTGATGAGACAGCAGAAGAACAAGCAGCTCAGAGGGTGACAGGAACAGAAAACTGtggtttatttaaaaaaaaggagaaaaaaatcacttctgaAGTTTTGTTTACTCATGTCTGACTCAGAGGTGTAATGACTCTGAAATGATAAAGCATGTCGTTTTGGCTGCGCGGTGGCTCACAGCCCGGAGCTGACAGCGAGGATCCTATTACGATACTGTCAGGACTGACCTTTGCAAGGGCAGTGATGAGAAAATCTCAGATGTGAGTctgatttaataaaaaagtTTTGTCCAATTATCAGCCACAAATGGACATATTTCCACGATGTAGCTGGAGGAACATGGCGTCTTCCAAACCAGAGTCAGTCAATTGCTgctttgctttatttgtgggTCTGCATTTGCTGTAAAGTAGATTTTTTTGATGGGGTTTACATTTGCCGCTTGTTCTAAAAACACGACCAAGAGTCTCCGGCCAAGCGAGTGGCTCTGCCAGGCTACATATAGAAACAGTGGTGCtgtgtgctaaatgctaacaacagcGTGCTAACTTTAGTCTGGCCCAAATTAGTGGACTGACTAACTGACAgacattgccatccctagagctGCTCATGTGGCTAAAAGCACAAGAAGAACTATTATTGTCACATCATGAGCCATTATGGCTgatcagagaaagaaaacatcaccAAAAACTCAGAtttcatcaacagaaaattcaaGCAAAATAGATCCTACCCGCTGTGTTTGGATGAGTGTTGAATTCCCATCAAATAAGACGCcaaaatagaacaaaataaGTGTACATAATTATTGGCAGATCACCCCTTTACCAGATCACCACATCTTCCAAAACTTAGCCGACGGTGACAATAACCCCGAAAAGTGGGTTATGACACTGCTGCAAACTCCTGAACCGTGAAGTCAAGATTTCTCTGATCAAATGAGACATCAGATGTATTGTCCACATGAGTGTGAGCCTCTGCGGGAACACATGAAAGATGCAGCTGCCTCACATCTTCAAAGAGCGAGAAGCATTTGTTTATTCTTACatctctctcccgctctgtcTTTCCCATTTTCTCCTGAGGACGGTGGGAGGGTGACAGCCAGAGGTCAGCCTTCAGCTCCCATTCTCTTCCGCAGAGAGCAGGGGATGCCTCAAATGCACCACGCCAAACTGTGATGGTGTTTAACTAATAGTCCAGAAATGTTTAACTATAGTTTCTATTGCTGGCTGGCCTAACAACGGCTACAGCATGAGTCAACCTGGAATCAGTTCCTGAAAGcatttgctgttttaaacacCTTCTGTCTGCAGATCTTTTTGTGGGGAATAAAAATCTTGTGCTGCACAAAGAATGACACGCTCTGATGAAACGATCCAACAGGTTTCATGTTATTTTTGGATGCTTGTTCAGGGAAATCAAGTAACAGCTAGTCTGACCGTACACTGCATAAACTCGATTTATCCGTGCAGTCAATGAGAGAATGAGAAGTCCTCTGCATGGTTTGATGGGCAACGTGATCAAACACATGCAACGCTGAAACACTTGGGATTGAATCAAATTAAAGAAATACCAGAAAGCTTTTTTTGATGGATGGCAGACCCTTTCTTGGTGTTGGAGCTTTACTGATtgtgagaatttgctgttttatgttgaatttTTATGTTAAATTGAACgcctttgggttttggactgctaatcggacaaaacaagatgtttgaagatgtcactttgaggaaacaacaacaaacagctgattgattgagaaaataacaacaatatcTGATCATTAGTTTCTGGCATTGTTAGATTTAGTTTTTTAAGGCTTCAACCACTTCCCCTTTCAGCTGCGTTTAACTTTACACCCTGCCTCATGGACTGTGGCTTAGCAAGTCTGAAACTAATTGACATCTGTGTTGAAAACAGCCCATTTATCCCTTAATGGTTTAAACTTCCTGCACTGATGTCACGTCAAATCGGTCTGGTCCAGTCCCTCCAGATGAGCTGAAATAACTTAAGAAATCCATTCTGGCTGTGAAGAAAGCCAGGTATCAAACAGGTGTGATTTGTTACAGCACACTGGTGAAACTGGAGGTAATTCCTTGGCTTCATGATGAAAAGAAACGCAGGGGTCCTTTGATCCTCGATGTAAAGAACATGTTAGATAGACACTGACAGAGAACATCTTCATACACTTTGAGAGAGGGGGAGCGGAGCTCTCAGAGAGAGCTGTCAGTGACTCTGCGTCTTCAcgtttgatgtttttaaacCCAGCTGGGTTCAATGCAGTCGGGTACCAGGCAGGAGACTGTAGGACtgaacacatttatttgaatgacatcttaataaacaaacacaaactagtGATTGCACTACATTGGACTAAagagaaaccaaaaaaaaaaaaaaaacaagctttcaaTGTGGCTACTttcaaaacagctaaaaaaaatagatttcacTGAACATCTAAAGGGTCGTCTTGTAAAATAACAAAGAATGATGTGAACAGGATGCCTcaactaaaacatttttaccaacacacaaacatgttgcaGCTGTTGAGAGAAATCAAAGTAAGGagctgggtttttttgtgtCAAATTGTCTCCACTGAACCTCGATTGACTTTTTTACGCAATGAGAGTTCATAGTGCAACCATGAGTTAATTCAACCATCTTTTCACCCCCTGTCTATTTCTACATCACGTCAAagtctgcacattttcttttaacacCCCACAAACAAACGAGCAGTTAGTTGTGTTGTCAGTTTCAGACTTATGGCACAGTTGTCGTAGCTTCATGGAGGAGGCACCAGTACGGTCGCGTTAAAGGTCTGTGTTGGCCGCATGTTTCAACACAAGCAGCTGGGATTCCCCCACATatcctcacacacacgtatgtgcTTCTCATGTTGGCCACATTTATACCTGAGTAGGTATCAACAACAAGAGATGTTTATGACTTAAATTGAACTAAATTCTTTGCACTCATCTatctataaaaacacacacaacaacagttttctttctccctctgcgtCCCTGAATGTGTTGGCATTGTTCAGGAGGTGTTTCATCTCCTCAGTTGCTGGATCAGCACCAGGAAAACGACCTCCCCACCATTTCAAAGAACAACTTGTTGGGCTTCCTGAAGTAGCGGCAAAGCTTCTTAAAGGCCTGGGTGCTCAGCGGGGCATGCGGCCTGCCTTTAGACTCGTCCAGGCACTTGTCGTGTCCGGCAGACAGGAGGCAGTAGAAGCCCTTGGTGGTGTTGTAGTAGAAGTTGTTGGGGCTTATCCTGGGCGGCAGGTCCAGAAACCTCTCAGCCTTTCTCAGCTCGGGGAAGGGATCCCGAATGAGGGCGTCACCGTCCACCACATGGATCTGCTCCCTGGGGAAGACCTCCAGCCAGCGGGCCAGATGCTGGTGGTACAGGCTCCTCTGCAGCGCCTTGTACCCAGGGTCAATGTGGCCCTTGTGGATCAGGAGCTCCTCTAGCGGCTGGTAGGGCTTGTGGCGGGTCAAGCGATTGTGCAGGACCTGGGTGTAGTCGGAGACCAGCCTCTCGGCTGGATCCCGGACGATGAGCAACAAGCGGACGGCGGGGTTCATGTCCCAGACACGTGCGGGAACCTGAGGGGCCGCAAAGTAGCCGGGGGTCTTCTCCACTGTCAGCTGATCAGGGAGGGTGAAGGGCATCTGGGCTCGGTACCAGGCCAGGCCTCGGCGGTAGTGCTCCTCCACGTTGAAGTAGTGTACCTGAGAGGGGACAGAAGGTGAAGCAGCTTTAATGATTAATTCTCCCCTTGATGCAGTGTTGGTTGGTGAAAACCTCTATTCACTGGTACAGTGGAAAGAACATGTAGGGGTGAGAAATGTATCTGTAAGCCTGTTACCATTAAAAAGACACTGagctcttttcattttgtccccATCTTGTCCAAACCAATCTATTCCTTCGCGCCAGCTTTCCAACTTTGCAGACCTCACCTCAGACTACCCTGGTTAggttctctctctgtgcagcttcTTCGGGACAGGCCTGTCATCAGTTATAATCACAAGTACGCTACAAACCATACACGTACGAGCTGAGCTGACTTTGCTCTCATTCTAGCTACGCCTCTCTGCATTGATAATGATCAAAGGGGAAAAGTTCACCTCCAGTAGGACACAAATTCACCTGAAGTAGTTTCACAAGTTAAACTTGAtacattaaatgaaacaaatttaGTGACATGGTTACAACAGCAAAGCACTGTCCAGGCTTAATGTACAGAGCTATGAGCAAAACTGCGGTCCTTTGTACCAGGATTAAACAGTAGGGTTCAGTGGGGAAACAAGAGGTTAGCTAAAGTACCTCAGTGCCCGATTAAGTCCAGCAGTGAAGCAGATTTATGGCTTTTGGATCATTACATCAGTTCAGGCACAGCACTGAAGTCGCATCAGCTAAtcggctgtttgtgtttcagtcgTGCTTGAGGATCAGGGGGTCATTGATACATCAGCTGACCGGCTACCAGCTGACTTGTAATGGCCAACCACTGGTATATTCATATGTGTGCAAGGTGGCCTTTAAAACCTCTCAGTTCTCACTGTTACACTCCTGATACCATCAAGGCAGCTCCCTCCGCCACTCCAAGCTTAAATGCAGACTTTTCCGAGAACTTAATTCTCATGTATGTTTGCTGAGCTGATATAATATTATCTGTTGGTTTAATGTGCAGTCTGAATTATGCTTTCTGGAAGAATTCTTGTTGGAACTGGATTTTTTGAGccaaattttttttaaaaacaacgTAGCTTTCTCTGAATATAATGTAGTAGTTTATGCTTATTCCTGGAAGTTATTTCCCAAAATCTGAAGTCGTATTTGGTAATGCAGGATAGTGTCTCCAATTAAATTCAAGTACACAAGTATGAGGAGAAGAATATACTCAAGTATCACAACTATAAGCAGTCATTTTGAAGAACAGTCTCTTCCACACTGTAAATTATTAATGTGCTAACCTTAAGGCATTTTAATATTATAGATGGTCAAGGTGGCACTTAGTCTAACTTCTTTACATACAACTGGGATGTTTCAAATTCAATAATGCTTTATATTTCATGAATCTCAAGGTGAATGCAAAAATTATAGTCTGCAAaactcagaaaaaaatgaataaatgtagtGGTGTAAAGAGTGGAATatttgaaatgtagtggagtagaagaaTACAGTAAAAGAACATGGAAACAGTCAAGATGGTACCttaaaactgtacttaagtagaGTACAGTCTAGTCAGTTACTTTACACCAGCAATGACAGTGCAGTCATTAGGAGACAGCGATGGTCTGTTACCTCGGCCTTTGCCACTTCCACATCTGGGTGCAGGTTGAGCATCTCCAGCAGGGCTCTGGTGCCGCCTTTCCGCACGCCAATAATAATAGCTCCGGGCAGCCGCTGCTGGGTGGCgttggaggagggagaggatgatgaagaggagtaGGCAGGGGAGCTGGAACCCCCACTGCGTAATTCCCTTaagcacacagacagctgagtctgcagcagcaccagtaCCAGCAGCGCTAGTAGCACTGTCCACAGCAtggtgccacacacacacacacacacacacacacacacacacacacacgcagaggtGGAGTGGAGgttatgtgcacacactcatgaagCTCCTGGACTTGTACAGAGTTGTGCTTGTTATCAGTCAGCAGGGGGCCTCAGGAGGGAGCTCTTCAATTGGACAACCTATGAGCCGAGACAAAAATAATGGTTATTACCCACTTTTCCTGTCTTGACCACTTTCTTCTTTAATGTTGGCCTTTTGGTAGAAATACAAGATAGAAAATCGATAAACTTGGCAAAGATACTGCTAATAAACAAGCAATATGAGTCCTCTTTAATGCAAATCAAATGTTACTTCAAGGTCAGAGGGAAAGAAACCAGGATCTGAACTGAGgtcattttgactgtttttttttattacaacaTATTAGCACTTTTGTGTCTGCAACCATCATAGTCagttgtttgcttgttttattgttttgtttgtcttctatTTTCATGGGGTCCTCACATTAAAACAATGCAGGAATGGTAGCAAGgttcaaaagaaaaatattaaaaatagatCAAACAGACAGCAAGTCACAAAAGTATCCATCATATCAATTCATGCTTCAAATAACTAGATATaatgtaaacaaaataaagGCTAAGATTGCGCAAAACAGTCACAATCAACTAATAGTTTCAGCATTACAgctgcatttaaacaaacagctgcctataatagaagaaaacatcagagagTTCATactgtcacaccgcggtgaggtctgtcttgtcattgggttttttgtctctcttttcctgttttattttgaaggtctaactctcctctcgtttcagagcacctgccctccctcgtgtgtcctgtgcgtccgccctgattacccattgtttccacctgttcctgattaccctccatgtgttaaatagtctgcgtctcccttgtcttgtgccagtgtgtctttgtccgtcggcgattcacccgagcctgtctaCCCCGTTCGTCctttccacagccacagtctttgaatccgtaagctcttgtttcctcctcgtgagtgttttttgttttgtaattttgatacCTTAGCTTTCTGATTTAAGTTGTAGTTTTTTCAGCCGAAGTTATTTCCTCTAGTTTGAGcgattttctgttctgttcatttttaGCTTAGAGTTTTCTGTTGTTAGATATTTAGGATTGAATTGTATATTCATAGTTTTCGTTATCTAGTCTCGTCTTCCGTATAGCCATAGTCTTTagtgttttcctcccttttggagcGTTTTTGTTTCTAGTGAATTTCATTACTTGTGTTTTCTAGTTtatcctcatagtgagcgttttctgttttttcattgatAGCCATAGGCCTAGAGTAATTATACAGCCCATTTCTTTGACACTCATCGAAGTGGATCTTGAGTTGATtattcaataaagatctgtgtgttcaaaatctctgcatctgagtcctgttctgagtcccggcctgacagtacacactggccagcatggactcagcagagaccGGACCGCTCACAGCCACGGTTCAGGCCCAGGAATCTCGTCTTGCCCGTCAGGAAGAGTTCCAGGCCGTCATGGCGTCACAGCTGGGTCAGCTGTCTTCACAGGTTCAGGATCTGATCACTCACCTTCGTCAGTCCGCTCGAGACTCCACAGCACCACAGCCCGCCGCAGCTCCAGCACCGAGTCTCCCTGTCGGCGGAGTTGGACCCAAGCTCGCTCCACCGGAACGCTATTCAGGAGATCCCGGTCAGTGCAAAGCCTTCTTGATTGACTGTGCCATTCATTTTGAACACTCTCCCTATGCGTTTCCTACAGAACGATCTAAGATTGCTTTCATGATCTCGCACCTGGCCGGGCGAGCGAGGGCTTGGGCTACTGCCGAGTGGGAGCGAGAGTCgccactctgctcctctctaAAGGAGTTCAGGGAGGCGCTGACCAGAACCTTCGACCCCGTGACAACCAGCAGGGAAAAGGCTCGTGAGCTGAGTAGCTTGAAACAAGGTCACAGTTCCGTCAGCGACTACGCTATCCACTTCCGCACGCTGGCAGCGGAGAGTGGATGGAACACCACCGCCTTGTACGACGTGTTTCTGAAGGGCCTTTCCACACACATCCAGGAGATGCTGGTTCCCCTGGATCTCCCGTCGGACCTGGACTCGTTGATAGCCCTGGCTATCCGAACGGACAACCGGATCCAGGAACTCAAGCAACGCCGAGGCAGCCGACTCCCGGAAGAAAGCGGCATTCGCGGTCCTAACTACACGCGACAGGATTACCGTCGCTCGACTCTGGACCCGTTCCAAAACCCAGGAGCCGAAGGCGGGAGCGAACCCATGCAACTGGGTCGCACTCGGTTAACACCCGAGGAGCGCCGACGCCGACTAACAGAGGGTCGGTGCTTTTACTGTGGCGAGATGGGTCACCTCATCGCTGCCTGCCCGTCCCGGAAAACTAAGCCGGTGAGTCCACCCTCCTTGGTGGCAGTTGCTTCTCGCACCCTCACGCCAGTCCAGGTAAAgcacaacaccaccaccactcaCCTGAAAGCACTCATAGACTTGGGGGCTGATGAGAGCTTGATGGCATGGGACTTGGCTGCTAAGCTAGGGCTCAAGCCCAAGCCTCTGAACACCCCCGTCCGAGCTCGCGCTCTGGATGGTAAAGAGTTGTTTACCATTACGCACGCGACAGAGCCTCTGGAAACACACGTCCAGGGGCACAAGGAAATTATGAACTTTTACCTGTTCCACTCGTCTTCACAGACTTTGGTCCTGGGTTACCCCTGGCTACGTGAACACAACCCTCACATAGACTGGACAACAGGGTCTATTATGGGATGGGGTGTTAACTGTGATAACCACTGTACGAGCCAGCCGAATCCAGCCAAGAGTGAATCCTCGATTAACCATGTTTCTCTCcatgtcaccacagacaccGACCTGACCTCCGTACCAGCCTGTTACCATCACCTCAAAGAGGTCTTTAGCAAGACCAAAGCCCTGTCTCTCCCCCCTCACAGACCCTATGACTGCGCCATAAACCTGCTCCCCGGCTCCACCATACCGAAGGGCCGATTATACTCCGTATCCGGACCGGAGCGAGCGGCGATGACCGACTACATCCAAACCTCGC
The DNA window shown above is from Chelmon rostratus isolate fCheRos1 chromosome 5, fCheRos1.pri, whole genome shotgun sequence and carries:
- the hs3st1l2 gene encoding heparan sulfate (glucosamine) 3-O-sulfotransferase 1-like 2, with the translated sequence MLWTVLLALLVLVLLQTQLSVCLRELRSGGSSSPAYSSSSSSPSSNATQQRLPGAIIIGVRKGGTRALLEMLNLHPDVEVAKAEVHYFNVEEHYRRGLAWYRAQMPFTLPDQLTVEKTPGYFAAPQVPARVWDMNPAVRLLLIVRDPAERLVSDYTQVLHNRLTRHKPYQPLEELLIHKGHIDPGYKALQRSLYHQHLARWLEVFPREQIHVVDGDALIRDPFPELRKAERFLDLPPRISPNNFYYNTTKGFYCLLSAGHDKCLDESKGRPHAPLSTQAFKKLCRYFRKPNKLFFEMVGRSFSWC